From Companilactobacillus heilongjiangensis, one genomic window encodes:
- a CDS encoding AraC family transcriptional regulator yields MATPMELLEFDYINPIKCIYHRPIGKKFIVPHWHEAIEVCYVAKGNPGTIFIEDQKYQLEAGDVYVINSRMIHSFNTYITDDQRIITLLIDYNWLRHCLPQTVREKSFDLIKGPVRDSQIPAFGELVNLINETKDLQTQDLSEDNHLHQLTTSVELISILVKNFTLDKELKHDIPEVISQIIAEFHEQYQDEIQLSDMAKKYNYSYAYFSKLFKKYLGISPKKYLTHLRIQKAAELIERTDNKFTEIVADTGFPDEKSFYAAFKERYHQTPLEYRRKLQLVPKG; encoded by the coding sequence ATGGCGACACCAATGGAACTGTTAGAATTCGATTATATAAATCCCATTAAGTGTATTTATCATCGTCCAATTGGAAAGAAATTTATTGTCCCACATTGGCATGAGGCGATTGAAGTTTGTTACGTTGCTAAAGGAAACCCAGGAACTATATTTATTGAAGATCAGAAATATCAACTAGAGGCTGGGGATGTTTACGTAATTAATTCGCGTATGATTCACAGTTTTAATACGTATATTACTGATGATCAGAGAATTATCACATTGTTGATTGATTACAACTGGTTGAGACACTGCTTGCCACAGACCGTACGGGAAAAGAGTTTTGATTTAATCAAAGGTCCAGTGCGGGATAGTCAAATTCCAGCATTCGGTGAATTGGTTAATTTGATTAATGAGACAAAGGATCTTCAAACTCAAGATTTGTCAGAAGATAATCATTTACATCAATTGACCACGTCAGTTGAATTGATCAGTATTTTGGTGAAGAATTTTACGCTTGATAAAGAATTGAAACATGATATTCCGGAAGTGATTTCACAAATAATTGCGGAATTTCATGAACAATATCAGGATGAAATTCAATTATCAGATATGGCAAAAAAATATAATTACAGTTATGCTTATTTTTCAAAATTATTCAAAAAATATCTGGGCATATCTCCAAAGAAATATTTGACGCATTTACGGATTCAAAAAGCTGCTGAGTTGATTGAGAGAACGGATAATAAATTCACAGAAATAGTGGCAGATACTGGCTTTCCAGATGAAAAGAGTTTCTACGCCGCATTTAAAGAACGTTATCATCAGACACCTTTGGAGTATCGTCGAAAATTACAATTGGTTCCTAAGGGATAG
- the thrB gene encoding homoserine kinase, whose protein sequence is MIKISVPATSANLGVGFDCLGLAVSLYSAASFEPYDVKLTISGCAPKYQSEDNLIYRAFVKGCQFLQKDVPNVKITIDNHIPISRGLGSSAFCIVAGLMGADAWFDGGLSKEQLLDLATEIEGHPDNVSPAIYGNLGASFIDENEVQTVHFEVAADLHFVALIPDYQVSTEKARQILPKEMSYQTAIYQIGHAVALSKAFEIGDLKLIKSAIVDKMHEPYRSQLIPDYQAAKEICQDNAGVMYISGSGSTMMAITTDGDAADKIISNIKKSFPNWETHHLSVDTKGATAI, encoded by the coding sequence ATGATAAAAATTAGTGTCCCCGCAACCAGTGCCAATTTAGGCGTCGGTTTCGACTGCTTAGGATTGGCTGTGTCCCTCTATTCAGCAGCTTCTTTCGAGCCCTACGATGTCAAATTAACTATCAGTGGCTGTGCTCCAAAATATCAATCAGAAGATAATCTCATCTATCGAGCTTTTGTCAAAGGATGCCAATTTCTTCAAAAGGATGTCCCTAACGTCAAAATCACGATCGATAATCACATTCCGATTTCACGCGGACTAGGCAGTTCAGCATTTTGTATCGTCGCCGGCTTGATGGGTGCAGATGCTTGGTTTGATGGTGGTTTGTCGAAAGAACAACTACTAGATTTAGCTACTGAAATTGAAGGTCATCCTGACAATGTTTCCCCCGCAATCTATGGAAACTTAGGTGCTTCATTTATCGATGAAAATGAGGTTCAAACAGTCCACTTCGAAGTAGCTGCTGATTTACATTTCGTAGCTTTGATTCCTGATTATCAAGTCAGCACTGAAAAAGCTCGCCAAATTTTGCCTAAAGAAATGTCATACCAAACAGCTATTTATCAAATCGGTCATGCAGTTGCCTTGTCCAAGGCTTTTGAAATTGGTGACTTGAAGTTGATCAAATCAGCTATCGTTGACAAAATGCATGAACCTTACCGTTCTCAACTGATTCCCGATTATCAAGCAGCCAAAGAGATTTGCCAAGATAATGCAGGTGTCATGTACATTAGCGGCAGTGGCTCAACTATGATGGCCATCACTACTGATGGTGACGCTGCTGACAAGATTATTTCAAATATCAAAAAAAGCTTCCCTAATTGGGAAACTCATCATTTAAGTGTTGATACTAAAGGCGCTACTGCAATTTAA